The Siniperca chuatsi isolate FFG_IHB_CAS linkage group LG7, ASM2008510v1, whole genome shotgun sequence genome includes a window with the following:
- the mrm3a gene encoding rRNA methyltransferase 3A, mitochondrial produces the protein MAAYMRSVTCLVSIERNAFLTRGSGIVVESKRYVRGLRRKPVRVLFPENETDKVLKPPPQSQSGGQHVKRDKEAKVTATSRHLEENDFVKARSNVQSTIKHAHVTVTKDQIDGLRFERAFPGDKRLARVVSVARSRTFREHQGKILLEGRRLICDALDAGANPQMVFFSTVDRLRELPLDKLKRATLVKVKFEDIKIWSDLVAPQGVIAIFSRPDPSRLNFANRGDSVPLSLICDNIRDPGNLGTMLRCAAAAGCHNVLLTKGCVDTWEPKVLRAAMGAHFRLAIYPSLGWDDIENHLPKPVTVHVADSSCGVDRSREKEDSQVNVSHKPSKAGDYSWVSTRPNHNNMCYEEYTSDSDSDSDHEGLLLPRVDAKLYHESWAQSPTALVIGGETQGLSLEAVELAEKTAGHRLFIPVVPDVDSLNSAMAASILLFEGRKQLLKLMQTPGWKRKSKAEQQFS, from the exons ATGGCAGCGTACATGAGAAGCGTGACATGTCTTGTTTCCATAGAGCGAAACGCTTTTCTAACAAGGGGAAGCGGTATTGTTGTGGAATCTAAACGTTATGTACGCGGACTGAGGAGGAAACCTGTGAGAGTGCTGTTTCCAGAAAACGAGACGGATAAAGTCCTCAAGCCGCCGCCACAGTCTCAGTCAGGAGGGCAACACGTCAAGAGGGACAAGGAGGCAAAAGTCACAGCTACATCAAGGCATCTTGAAGAAAATGACTTTGTCAAGGCGAGGAGTAATGTGCAGTCAACTATAAAACATGCTCACGTTACTGTTACAAAGGATCAAATTGATGGACTGCGCTTCGAGAGGGCTTTCCCTGGAGATAAAAGACTGGC GAGGGTAGTGAGTGTTGCTCGTTCCAGGACGTTTCGGGAGCACCAGGGTAAAATCCTCCTGGAGGGCAGACGTTTGATCTGTGACGCCCTGGATGCTGGAGCCAACCCACAGATGGTGTTCTTCAGTACAGTGGATCGGCTCCGAGAGCTGCCCTTAGACAAGCTGAAAAGGGCCACGCTAGTCAAAGTCAAGTTTGAGGACATCAAGATCTGGTCTGACCTTGTGGCGCCACAAGGGGTGATCG ccaTATTTTCTCGCCCGGACCCGTCACGGTTGAACTTCGCAAATAGAGGTGATTCGGTGCCGTTGTCCCTGATATGCGACAACATCCGAGACCCTGGCAACCTTGGGACTATGCTGcgatgtgctgctgctgctggctgccaTAATGTCCTGCTCACCAAGG GTTGTGTTGACACTTGGGAGCCTAAAGTCCTGCGTGCAGCAATGGGCGCCCATTTCCGCCTTGCCATCTATCCAAGCTTGGGCTGGGATGATATTGAAAATCATCTCCCCAAACCTGTGACTGTCCATgtggctgacagcagctgtggCGTTGACAGAAGTCGAGAAAAAGAGGATTCACAAGTTAATGTGTCTCACAAACCCTCCAAAGCAGGAGACTATAGCTGGGTCAGCACAAGGCCTAATCACAATAACATGTGCTACGAGGAATACACTTCTGATTCTGACTCAGATAGTGACCACGAGGGACTTTTACTTCCCAGAGTGGACGCAAAGCTGTACCATGAGAGCTGGGCTCAGAGTCCCACTGCTCTTGTGATAGGTGGAGAGACACAGGGTCTGAGTCTAGAAGCAGTCGAGTTGGCTGAGAAAACTGCCGGTCACAGGCTCTTTATTCCTGTCGTTCCTGATGTGGACAGCTTGAATTCAGCCATGGCCGCCAGTATCCTTTTGTTTGAGGGCAGGAAGCAACTGTTAAAACTAATGCAGACACCTGGATGGAAACGGAAATCTAAAGCTGAGCAGCAGTTTTCATGA
- the glod4 gene encoding glyoxalase domain-containing protein 4 isoform X1, with product MLQPSKYLSSMALRRALHYVFKVGDRAKTATFYRDVLGMKILRHEEFEEGCKATCNGPYDGKWSKTMVGFGPEDDHFVAELTYNYGVGEYQLGNDFLGLTLQSSKAVSNAKRLGWPLTEVGEALYLTQAPGGYPFYLVDKEQPPSDPVQKVCLGVSDLQRSTHYWSTLLGMKVMEKNEEKKTVLMGFADTQCKLELHDIGGKVDHGTAFGRIAFSCPREQLPELEALMKKENQKILTPLVSLDTPGKATVEVVILADPDSHEICFVGDEAFRQLSMVDPKGNELLDKAMVEDKSDEWFAKHNRQKAAA from the exons ATGTTACAGCCATCAAAATATCTGTCAAGTATGGCTTTGAGACGAGCGCTGCATTATGTTTTCAAAGTTGGTGACAGGGCCAAAACAGCCACGTTTTACCGTGATGTTCTGGGCATGAAG ATTTTACGCCATGAAGAGTTTGAGGAAGGCTGCAAAGCAACTTGTAATGG CCCCTACGATGGAAAATGGAGCAAGACAATGGTTGGCTTTGGTCCAGAAGATGACCATTTTGTTGCTGAACTGACATACAATTATGGGGTGGGAGAGTATCAACTTGGCAATGACTTCTTG GGGCTCACCCTGCAGTCGAGCAAAGCTGTAAGCAATGCTAAACGTCTGGGATGGCCTCTTACTGAGGTAGGAGAGGCTCTGTATCTGACCCAGGCTCCAGGAGGGTATCCTTTCTACCTTGTGGACAAAGAGCAGCCTCCCAGTG ACCCTGTGCAGAAGGTTTGTCTCGGAGTATCAGACCTCCAGAGATCGACCCACTACTGGTCGACACTCTTGGGAATGAAGGTGATGGAAAAGAacgaggaaaagaaaacagtgctGATGGGTTTTGCAGACACTCAA TGTAAACTGGAGCTTCATGATATCGGTGGGAAAGTAGATCATGGAACAGCGTTTGGGAGAATAGCATTTTCATGCCCACGGGAGCAa CTGCCTGAGCTCGAAGCCTTgatgaaaaaggaaaatcagAAAATTCTCACTCCATTAGTCAGCCTGGACACTCCTGGAAAAGCCACAGTAGAAGTGGTTATTTTGGCTGACCCA gatAGTCATGAGATTTGCTTTGTGGGAGACGAGGCTTTCAGGCAACTGTCCATGGTGGACCCCAAAGGAAATGAACTGCTTGATAAG gctATGGTCGAAGATAAAAGCGACGAGTGGTTTGCCAAACACAACAGACAGAAAGCTGCGGCATGA
- the glod4 gene encoding glyoxalase domain-containing protein 4 isoform X2, producing the protein MLQPSKYLSSMALRRALHYVFKVGDRAKTATFYRDVLGMKILRHEEFEEGCKATCNGPYDGKWSKTMVGFGPEDDHFVAELTYNYGVGEYQLGNDFLGLTLQSSKAVSNAKRLGWPLTEVGEALYLTQAPGGYPFYLVDKEQPPSDPVQKVCLGVSDLQRSTHYWSTLLGMKVMEKNEEKKTVLMGFADTQLPELEALMKKENQKILTPLVSLDTPGKATVEVVILADPDSHEICFVGDEAFRQLSMVDPKGNELLDKAMVEDKSDEWFAKHNRQKAAA; encoded by the exons ATGTTACAGCCATCAAAATATCTGTCAAGTATGGCTTTGAGACGAGCGCTGCATTATGTTTTCAAAGTTGGTGACAGGGCCAAAACAGCCACGTTTTACCGTGATGTTCTGGGCATGAAG ATTTTACGCCATGAAGAGTTTGAGGAAGGCTGCAAAGCAACTTGTAATGG CCCCTACGATGGAAAATGGAGCAAGACAATGGTTGGCTTTGGTCCAGAAGATGACCATTTTGTTGCTGAACTGACATACAATTATGGGGTGGGAGAGTATCAACTTGGCAATGACTTCTTG GGGCTCACCCTGCAGTCGAGCAAAGCTGTAAGCAATGCTAAACGTCTGGGATGGCCTCTTACTGAGGTAGGAGAGGCTCTGTATCTGACCCAGGCTCCAGGAGGGTATCCTTTCTACCTTGTGGACAAAGAGCAGCCTCCCAGTG ACCCTGTGCAGAAGGTTTGTCTCGGAGTATCAGACCTCCAGAGATCGACCCACTACTGGTCGACACTCTTGGGAATGAAGGTGATGGAAAAGAacgaggaaaagaaaacagtgctGATGGGTTTTGCAGACACTCAA CTGCCTGAGCTCGAAGCCTTgatgaaaaaggaaaatcagAAAATTCTCACTCCATTAGTCAGCCTGGACACTCCTGGAAAAGCCACAGTAGAAGTGGTTATTTTGGCTGACCCA gatAGTCATGAGATTTGCTTTGTGGGAGACGAGGCTTTCAGGCAACTGTCCATGGTGGACCCCAAAGGAAATGAACTGCTTGATAAG gctATGGTCGAAGATAAAAGCGACGAGTGGTTTGCCAAACACAACAGACAGAAAGCTGCGGCATGA